A region of the Roseiflexus sp. RS-1 genome:
GTGCAGCGCCTGATCGCCGGTCCCGGCAATGTGTTTATCTGCGATGAGTGCGTCGCGCTGTGCAGCGCGATCATCGCCGAAGAAACCGGGACACGCCCGTCGACCCGACGTTCCTCCGCCAGCCTGCCGGCGCGCCTGCCCACGCCGCGCCGCCTGCGCGAATGGCTCGATCAGTATGTCATCGGGCAGGATCGCGCAAAAGTGGTGCTATCGGTGGCGGTCTATAACCACTACAAGCGCCTCCGCGCCGGGCAGAATGCTGATGATGTCGAGATCGGCAAGAGCAATATTTTGCTGATCGGTCCGACCGGCAGCGGAAAGACGTTGCTGGCGCAGACGCTGGCGCGAGTGCTCGATGTTCCCTTCGCTATCGCCGATGCCACCGCGCTGACCGAGGCAGGGTACGTCGGCGAGGATGTCGAAAACATTCTCCTGCGGTTGATCCAGGCTGCCGAAGGTGATATCGAACGCGCGCAGACCGGGATCATCTACATCGATGAGATCGATAAAATTGCGCGCAAGAGTGATAATCCGTCGATTACGCGCGATGTGTCGGGCGAAGGGGTGCAACAGGCGTTGCTGAAGATTCTCGAAGGGTGCGTGGCGCATGTGCCGCCGGTTCCCGGTCGCAAACATCCGCAGCAGGAGTATATTTCGTTCGATACGACCCACGTGCTCTTCATCTGCGGCGGCGCCTTCGAGGGTCTCGACAAAATCATCAGCCAGCGCATCGGCGGCAAGCGCAGCATCGGCTTCCACGCTGGCGAGTCTTCCGATGCTCCGGCATCGTTGCTGTCGCAGGTCACGCCGGATGACCTGCTGCGCTACGGTTTCATCCCCGAATTCGTCGGGCGGCTTCCGGTTGTCGCGGCGCTCGATCCGCTCGATAAGCAGGCAATGATCCGCATTCTGACCGAGCCGCGCAATGCGATCATCAAGCAGTACCAGAAGATGCTCGCCCTCGACCACGTTGAACTCGAGGTCACGCCCGACGCGCTTGAAGCGATTGCGGAGCGGGCGCTCAGATCAAAGACGGGCGCGCGCGCGCTGCGCACGATCGTTGAGGAGATCCTGCTCGACGTGATGTACGAAGTGCCTTCGCAGGAGCACATCGGGCGTTGCATCATCAACGCCGAAGTGGTCGAAGGGCGCGGGCACCCGATCCTGGTGCCGCGCTCCGCTGAACGGCAGGAGTACCGCCGACGCATGGACGAGGCTGTGTAACGTTCCCTGGAGAAACCTATGACCGCGCCGCAACCCACGGAACCGCGCGCGACAATCGGCGTCATTGGCGGGAGCGGATTGTACGCCATGGAGGGGCTTGCCGACGTCGAGCGTGTGACGCTGGAGACCCCGTTTGGCGCGCCGAGCGACGCGTATGTCATTGGAACCATCGCCGGGCGTCGTGTCGCGTTTTTGCCGCGTCACGGCGTCGGTCACCGCTTTTCGCCGAGCGAAGTTCCGAATCGCGCCAATATCTATGGTTTCCGCATGCTCGGCGTTCGCTACCTGATCGCCGTGAGCGCCGTCGGCAGCCTGCGCGAAGAGTATGCCCCCGGGCACATCGTCATCCCTGACCAGTTGTACGACCGCACCAAAGGACATCGCCCCGACACGTTTTTCGGCGGGGGGCTTGTGGTGCATGTGCAGTTCGACCGCCCGTTCGACGCCGGGCTTTCTGATCGTCTGGAGCAGGCGGCGCGCGCTGCCGGCGCGACGGTGCATCGCGGCGGGACGCTGGTGGTGATGGAGGGTCCACAGTTCAGCACGCTCGCAGAAAGTGAAGAGAACCGGCGTCGCGGGCATGACCTGATCGGCATGACCGCGCTGCCCGAAGCCAAACTGGCGCGCGAGGCGGAGATCGCCTATGCGATGCTGGCGATGGTGACCGATTACGACTGCTGGCATCCCGGGCACGATGCCGTGACCGTCGAAATGGTCGTGCAGGTGCTGCGCGCCAATGCGCGCCTGGCGCAGGACGTGGTGCAGCGCGTGATCCCCCTGATCGGCGATGGCTTCGATAGCCCGGCGCACCGCGCGCTGGCGACCGCGATCATTACCGACCCCGCCGTTGTGCCGCCCGAAAAACTGGCGCAGGTTGAGCTGCTGGTCGGGCAGTATATGCGCAGGGATGCGTAGTTTTCTTCTGCGATATCGATGATTCTAACCGGGAATCGCTCCCTTTCTGGCGCCAGCGCCCTCTTGCCAGCGGACGCACACGGTGCCAACAGGCGCAACCGGGGGCATCTGTCCGGCGAGTCTGGGACGCGGCGTGCGAATTATCGCCCTGCCTGCTCCGCACAGGTCGGTCCATCGTCGGGAATGCCGTACTGCGCACGCTCCTCGGGGTGAAGTCACGCTGCAGGCGAGAACAGAGATCGGCGACCGTATCGGCGATCTCGACGTCCCACAGGCGTGCGGCGCCATCGGTGCTGGTGGTGAGCACGCGCTTGTCATCGGGGATGAAGGCGATCGCCCCCGCGAGGCCAATCGTTCCCGTATGGCCAACAAACCGCCGCACCTCCTGCCCGGTCGCCGGATCCCACAGCTCAGGCACGCGGTTGATGGAGATTGAGAATTTATTCCGCTATACCGCGCTAGCCGTGGGGCTGAAGCCCTCGGCTAACCAGGGCAAAGCCCGCCTGCGCGGGCTATACCGGATTATTTATTCAAAGACCATAAACCGCGCCTGAGCGGACGCTTCGCGCCGGGCGACCGCCTAGGCGGTCGCCGTGGCAGCGTCCACGCAGGTGGACGCCCGGCGAAAAGCCTTCCAGAGGCGATTTCAATCGCTGAACGCCAGGCAGCCTGAGCTCAGGCATGCGGTTGAAGCCGCGCCTGAGCGGACGCTTCGCGCCGGGCGACCGCCTAGGCGGTCGCCGTGGTGGCGTCCACGCAGGTGGACGCCCGGCGAAAAGCCTTCCAGAGGCGATTTCAATCGCTGAACGCCAGGCAGCCTGAGCTCAGGCATGCGGTTGAAACCGCTAGGAGGACGCTTCGCGCCGGGCGACCGCCTAGGCGGTCGCCGTGGCAGCGTCCACGCAGGTGGACGCCCGGCGAAAAGCCTTCCAGAGGCGATTGCAAGCGCTGAACTGAGGTAACTGCTCAGGCATGCGGTTGAAACCGCGCCTGAGCGGACGCTTCGCGCCGGGCGACCGCCTAGGCGGTCGCCGTGGTGGCGTCCACGCAGGTGGACGCCCGGCGAAAAGCCTTCCAGAGGCGATTTCAATCGCTGAACTGAGGTAACCGCTCAGGCATGCGGTTGAAACCGCGCCTGAGCGGACGCTTCGCGCCGGGCGACCGCCTATGCGGTCGCCGTGGCAGCGTCCACGCAGGTGGACGCCCGGCGAAAAGCCTTCCAGAGGCGATTTCAATCGCTGAACTGAGGTAACTGCTCAGGCATGCGGTTGAAACCGCGCCTGAGCGGACGCTTCGCGCCGGGCGACCGCCTATGCGGTCGCCGTGGCAGCGTCCACGCAGGTGGACGCCCGGCGAAAAGCCTTCCAGAGGCGATTTCAATCGCTGAACTGAGGTAACTGCTCAGGCATGCGGTTGAAACCGCGCCTGAGCGGACGCTTCGCGCCAGGCGACCGCCTATGAGGTCGCTGTGGCAGCGTCCACGCAGGTGGACGCCCGGCTAAAAGCTTTCCAGAGGCGATTTCAATCGCTGAACGCCAGGCAGCCTGAGTAGTTACCTGCTGAGGACATAACGTCCATAACACGTCTGCAAGCGCCGCCACCGGGAGGTCGGGAACGCGGTAGAACATCGGGACGTTGGTGATGAACTTTGATAGCACTGCTCACGCAGCCCGGCGTTGCAGGTCATAGGGCTGGATCAAGACCTCAGCCGGCGCCCCTAAGCCCTGGTGTAACTTCCGAATCATCTCAAGCGTAACATGATCCCGCAATGGGATCAAGAAGCCGCGCCCTTAATCGTTCTACAGTGGCATTGCAAGTACACGCAAGGCATATGTTTCACCACCGACCCACTCGTCATCGGGTTCGCCAGGAACCACCGGCTCGAAGCGCAGGAGCGATGCGGAGACAAAGCATCGAGTCCGGGCGGTTGATCGCATCCCAGAATTGTTCAGCCGCACCATCGAATGTGGTTGAAATCCGTACCAGCGTGAATCATTCCTGTGCTGATGGTTGCGCCATCCGCCAGCCCGCTCAACGTGCAGTGCGAACCAGATCCATCATGAAGAAAAATGGCCGTGCCGGGGCAATCACGTTCAGGGTTCCGGTGATATAGAGCGACCGCGACGGGCAGGCGAAGGCGAAGGACCCGGTCGAGCCGGAATGGCCGACGAATTCAGGGAGCGGGGTAATCCAGAAGTAACGCGGCAATTGATAGTACATCAACCCGTAGCCGTAGCGTAGCGGAAAGAACAGCGCATTCCACTGCGTCATTCGCTGCAGGAGGGTCTGGTCGAACAGGCGCCCCTCGAAAAAGGCGCGCAGGAACGTCATACATTCAGCAGCAGTCGAAACCAGGCCGCCGTCCGACACGTTGGAAGAAAGGTATTTGGTGACATTGACCGGGGCGTTGTTCAGATACAGCGTTGCGGGTGGCTTACCGGGGCGAGGCTTTGTCCAATCGTAGAGGTAGGTGTGCTGCAAGCCAAGTGGTGCGCAGATGCGCTCCTCGAAATTGACCGTCATCGGCTTTCCAGTAAGGGCTTCGATAATCTCGCCAAGCAGGCGATAGTTGAGATTGGAGTAATAGGCTTTGCCGGGTGTTCCTGGCGGGAAATGAGGCGCCAGTCGGCGGGTGATCGTGAGCGCTTCGGCAGTGTCGATAGCGCGATCGTGACCGGCTATCAATTCCTCGAGGACACTTTTTCCGCCGCGGGGTTTATCTGTCTCGAAATCGGCCAGGCCGGACGTCTGGTTGACCAGCTGGAACACCTTGATCTGGCGACTGTAATCGGCACCTTTGTAGTTGTGAATGCCATCCAGCAGATCAGCTGGCAGATAGTCTGAAACTGGCGCGGCGAGGTCGAGGCGTTGTTGCTCGTAAAGTTGCATGATAATCGCGGCAGTATACATTTTGGTGATGCTGGCGATGAAGTAGGGCGTGTCAGGCTGCATCATCGCGCCGCTACCGGGGTCGGCCACCCCTGCCGCGCCGACGAAATCCAGGCGTCGGTCGAAAGACTGCACCGCAGCGACGATGTTGTGCAGTCCGCCTTTGCCAACCTGTGCCGTCAGCAGGGATTGAAGTTTTCTGGTTTTGTCGGTCATGGTTTTTCCTTACTCGTTGCCATCGACATCATGGGAACAACGCCAGCATGGTCGGCGCGAGGGAACCGCTCAGGGCCAGGATTTCGCTCAGACTATGTGAAATCGCCGTCCACCTGGCTGAACCGGTGCGCCAGGCGATGTAA
Encoded here:
- the clpX gene encoding ATP-dependent Clp protease ATP-binding subunit ClpX, translating into MSRTRSGNANSSNNRGAYLCSFCGRGQEEVQRLIAGPGNVFICDECVALCSAIIAEETGTRPSTRRSSASLPARLPTPRRLREWLDQYVIGQDRAKVVLSVAVYNHYKRLRAGQNADDVEIGKSNILLIGPTGSGKTLLAQTLARVLDVPFAIADATALTEAGYVGEDVENILLRLIQAAEGDIERAQTGIIYIDEIDKIARKSDNPSITRDVSGEGVQQALLKILEGCVAHVPPVPGRKHPQQEYISFDTTHVLFICGGAFEGLDKIISQRIGGKRSIGFHAGESSDAPASLLSQVTPDDLLRYGFIPEFVGRLPVVAALDPLDKQAMIRILTEPRNAIIKQYQKMLALDHVELEVTPDALEAIAERALRSKTGARALRTIVEEILLDVMYEVPSQEHIGRCIINAEVVEGRGHPILVPRSAERQEYRRRMDEAV
- the mtnP gene encoding S-methyl-5'-thioadenosine phosphorylase: MTAPQPTEPRATIGVIGGSGLYAMEGLADVERVTLETPFGAPSDAYVIGTIAGRRVAFLPRHGVGHRFSPSEVPNRANIYGFRMLGVRYLIAVSAVGSLREEYAPGHIVIPDQLYDRTKGHRPDTFFGGGLVVHVQFDRPFDAGLSDRLEQAARAAGATVHRGGTLVVMEGPQFSTLAESEENRRRGHDLIGMTALPEAKLAREAEIAYAMLAMVTDYDCWHPGHDAVTVEMVVQVLRANARLAQDVVQRVIPLIGDGFDSPAHRALATAIITDPAVVPPEKLAQVELLVGQYMRRDA
- a CDS encoding serine hydrolase domain-containing protein, with protein sequence MTDKTRKLQSLLTAQVGKGGLHNIVAAVQSFDRRLDFVGAAGVADPGSGAMMQPDTPYFIASITKMYTAAIIMQLYEQQRLDLAAPVSDYLPADLLDGIHNYKGADYSRQIKVFQLVNQTSGLADFETDKPRGGKSVLEELIAGHDRAIDTAEALTITRRLAPHFPPGTPGKAYYSNLNYRLLGEIIEALTGKPMTVNFEERICAPLGLQHTYLYDWTKPRPGKPPATLYLNNAPVNVTKYLSSNVSDGGLVSTAAECMTFLRAFFEGRLFDQTLLQRMTQWNALFFPLRYGYGLMYYQLPRYFWITPLPEFVGHSGSTGSFAFACPSRSLYITGTLNVIAPARPFFFMMDLVRTAR